In Ciconia boyciana chromosome 3, ASM3463844v1, whole genome shotgun sequence, a genomic segment contains:
- the EPHA7 gene encoding ephrin type-A receptor 7 isoform X4, translated as MVFQSRLPSWIILCSVWLFRFAHTGEAQAAKEVILLDSKAQQTELEWISSPPNGWEEISGLDENYTPIRTYQVCQVMESNQNNWLRTNWIAKSNAQRIFVELKFTLRDCNSLPGVLGTCKETFNLYYYETDYDTGRNIRENQYVKIDTIAADESFTQGDLGERKMKLNTEVREIGPLSKKGFYLAFQDVGACIALVSVKVYYKKCWSIIENLAIFPDTVTGSEFSSLVEVRGTCVSSAEEEAENSPKMHCSAEGEWLVPIGKCICKAGYQQKGDTCECIVLVYRGENITGTQKFD; from the exons ATGGTTTTCCAAAGTAGGCTCCCTTCTTGGATTATTTTGTGCTCCGTCTGGCTGTTCCGGTTTGCACACACGGGGGAGGCACAGGCTGCAAAAGAAG taaTATTGCTGGACTCTAAAGCACAACAGACAGAGTTGGAATggatttcctctcctcccaatGGG TGGGAAGAAATTAGTGGACTGGATGAAAACTACACTCCTATACGAACATACCAGGTATGCCAGGTGATGgaatcaaaccaaaacaactgGCTTCGGACTAACTGGATTGCAAAAAGCAATGCACAAAGGATTTTTGTAGAACTGAAATTCACTCTGAGGGATTGTAACAGTCTTCCTGGAGTTCTGGGGACTTGTAAAGAAACTTTTAACTTGTATTATTATGAAACAGACTACGACACTGGCAGGAATATCCGAGAAAACCAATATGTAAAAATAGACACTATTGCAGCAGATGAAAGTTTTACCCAGGGTGATcttggggagagaaaaatgaaacttaacACAGAGGTGAGAGAAATTGGACCTTTGTCCAAAAAAGGATTCTATCTTGCGTTTCAGGATGTAGGGGCCTGTATTGCTTTGGTCTCTGTCAAAGTCTACTACAAGAAGTGCTGGTCCATCATTGAGAACTTAGCTATTTTTCCTGACACAGTGACTGGCTCAGAGTTTTCCTCTTTAGTTGAAGTACGAGGAACTTGCGTCAGCagtgcagaggaggaggcagagaactCGCCGAAGATGCACTGCAGCGCAGAGGGAGAATGGTTAGTGCCTATTGGAAAATGTATCTGCAAAGCGGGATACCAGCAAAAAGGAGACACGTGTGAAT GTATTGTGTTGGTGTACAGAGGAGAGAATATAACCGGGACTCAGAAATTCGACTGA